The nucleotide window GGGCAGGGATCGTTGCGCCCGATTTTTGCCACCTTGCGGGGCTGCTTTTTGACGGTCTGATCGCCGCCCACATTTTCGGTGATGGCGGAGGCCACCCGCTCCCGCTTGATCTCCTCGTTGCTCTTAAGCCGGACGGAGTAGATGCGGCGGACGGTCTCCTCTTGGATGGCGGCGATCATCTCCTCGAACATGGTGAGGGACTCCTGCTTATAGGCGATGACAGGGTCGGTGTTGCC belongs to Cloacibacillus sp. and includes:
- a CDS encoding SEC-C metal-binding domain-containing protein, encoding KATATYEAKELEVTSPVMRELERVIMLRVVDEYWMEHIDAMNDLKQGIRLRAYGNTDPVIAYKQESLTMFEEMIAAIQEETVRRIYSVRLKSNEEIKRERVASAITENVGGDQTVKKQPRKVAKIGRNDPCPCGSGKKYKQCCGK